The Prosthecobacter fusiformis genomic sequence CGTTTCACCACCGCCAAGCGCCGGTATGAAATGGAACTGGCCAAAAAAGAGGACCTCGACCGCCAGCTCAAGGCCTGCATGATGCGCGCCGTGCAGCCCGGCCTTGTGGCCTATGGCAACCTCAACGCCAGCGCCTCCGCCCGTTTCAATGAATCCATTGAGGAAGGTACCAATGTCCGTTTCCGCCAGACGGTGCTCACCATTCCCAACATGTCGCAGATGGGCGTGCATGTGAACATCCACGAATCCCAGGTCAAAAAAGTGCGTGTCGGCCAGCCTGCCCTGATCACCGTGGATGCGGAGCCTGGAGTCGTCCTGCAAGGCCGCGTGGCGGAGCTGGCAGTCCTGCCGGATTCGGCCAGCAGCCGTTATACGCCTAACCTGAAAGTTTATCCCGCCTCCGTCCATATCCTGGGCACGCATCCCTGGATGAAGCCAGGCATGAATGCCAAGGTCGAAGTCCTGGTGGACCAGCTTGCCGAGGTCGTGTTCGTCCCTGTGCAAAGCATTGAGGTGGAGAATGACAGCCACTACTGTTATGTCACCGTTGGCGGGGGCCTGGAGCGCCGCCCAGTGAAGACAGGTCTGTTTAACGATGAGTTTATCGAAGTCCGCACCGGCCTTCAAGTTGGAGAGCTGGTCGCCCTGGCCCTGCCGAAAAAGCTGGTGCCTGAAAACAAAGCAGGACCTTCCATTCCCGGCATTCCGGATGAAGAACCTGTGGCCCCGGTCAAGCCCAAGGGTAAGGCCAAGCCCAAAGATGTGGCTGCCATCGTTAAATGAGCCATGCCTGCTTCTGAGCCGATCATCAGCCTGCGGGACATCCGCAAATCCTACCAGATGGGGGATGTGCTCAGCCACGTCCTCCAGGGCGTCACCTTTGACATCTTTCCGGGGGAATACGTCTGCATCATGGGCCCTTCCGGTTGTGGCAAGTCCACACTCCTGAATGTCCTCGGCTGCCTGGACCAGCCCACCAGCGGAGATTATTTCCTGGGGGGGGAGAACGTCGCCACCCTCAATGACGATGACCTCTCTTCCGCACGTAACCGGAATCTCGGATTCATTTTCCAGAGTTACAATCTCATCCAGCAGCTCACGGTCGTGGAGAACATTTCCGTGCCCATGTACTATGGCGGTGCCGATGATGCACACATGCGCGAAGTGGCGGAAAAACTGGCCACCCAGGTGGGGTTAGGCCATCGTCTTTATCACAAGCCTAACGAACTTTCCGGCGGACAGCAGCAGCGTGTGGCCATCGCCCGTGCCCTTTCTAACAGCCCCCTCATGATCCTGGCCGATGAAGCCACAGGCAACCTGGATTCCAAGTCAGGCCAGGAGATCCTCGCTCTCTTTGATGAGCTGAATGAGCAGGGTAAAACCCTCGTCTTCGTCACCCACGATGAACGCATGGTGGAACGCTGCACCCGCATCATCCGCTTGCGGGATGGGGTGGTGGAAAAGGATGAGCGCGGGGCCAAAGCCAAGGGCCATCACCCCGCACATCTCGTCGCTGCTTAGTGGCTACTGGAGCCGCTTCGCCACTTCTGTGGATAGCGCACGGTTATCTGCACGGCCTGCGGCACGTTCACCCAGCAGCTTCATCACCGCGCCCATGTCTTTCTTGGAGGTCGCACCCAGTTCCAGGATCACGCTGTTGACCAGCTTTTCCATTTCATCGGCGCTCATCGCAGCAGGCAGATACTTTTCCAAAACGGCGATTTCAGCCTTCTCGGTTTCTGCCAGGTCAGGCCGCCCGCCTGCTTCATAGCTGGCCACGGAGTCCTGGCGCTTTTTCAGCTCTTTACGGATCACGGCGATGGCATCCGTATCTTCCAGTTCACCTTCTGCCCCATGCTTTTCGATGGCTGCATACTTGATGGCGGATTTCAGGCCCCGGACCACATTCAGGGTCACGGTATCCTTCGCCTTCATGGCGGTTTTCATGTCTTCAGTCAGCTGTTGGGAAAGGGGCATAAGAGGTTGTTTCTGGATGGATAGTGGCGTCTGCACCCTGCCTTGTCCAGAGGGGAAGGGGAGTCCCCCGGATTCAGTCGCAGCAGAAAACAAAAAGCCCCCTGCACCAGGGCGGGCAGAGGGCTTTTCAAAAAATGGCTGACGGCAGATCCGGCAGCAAACCGGCTTACTTCAAAGTCACCTTGATGCCAGGGATGGCATCCGTCAGTTCCTTCACACCAGCAGCCGTGGCCTTCGTCTGAAAGAGCGAGACAGTCTTCAGCGATTTGATCGCCGCCAGTTCCTTCACGCCTTTGTCAGTGACCTCAGTGCCGAAGAGGTTCAGATTTTGCAGGTTCTTCAGCCCGCTGAGCGATTTCAGGCCCGCATCCGTCACCTTGGTCTGCCGCAGGTCCAGCGAGGCCATGCGGGGAAATTGCGCCACCGTCTTCAGCGCTTCATCCGTGATCACCGTCCGGCCCAGGTCCAGTTGCGCGATGTTTTCTTTCAGCGGCAGCAGCACCGTCACGCTCTCATCCGTGCACTTGGAGACCCCCGTCAGGAAGTCGGCCCTCAGCAGGGCGCTGTCCATCTTCAGCGTGGCCAGTTGCACACCCGCAGCCTTGGCTTTCTCCATCGCGGCCGCATCCGCCGGCTTCACGCCTTCCTCCAGCTTTTTGTAAAACACCTCATGCTCACGCACCTTCGCCACGGCAGGGGTGGCTGCCTCCTGGGGCGCTCCTTCCATGTTGCCCTTCCAGCCGCCAAAGTCCGCACCACTTTCGATCCATTCTTTCAGCAGCTTGATCTCACCTTCCGTCAGTGGATCACCCTTGGGTGGCATGAACATGTCATCATCCTTCGGCAGCGTCACCACCTCATACATGTAGCTTTTGGCCAGATTTCCCGGCACCAGGGAGGGGCCGCTCTCCGCACCCTTCAGCATCGCCCAGGCCGCATCCAGCCGCAGGTCCGCCTTGGGTTTCTTCATCTTGCCATCTTCCATATGCGGGGCGGAGTGGCAGCCCAGGCACTTGGCTTCGAGCACGGGGAAAATTTGTTTCTCAAAATCCACCGCCGCCTGGAGCGGAGGGGTGAGGCCAGCAGCGCCGAGCGCAAGAAAAGTAAGACGAAGCGAAGCGGAGGACATGCGATTTGGGGGTGGTTGGGTATGTTGCAGGGAGAATCATCAGGAATACCTGCATCATGAGCGAGAGAAACGCTTGCCTAGGCGTCTTGTTTCAAGGAAAACTAACTCACACAAAACGACCCCCATGCCTACACGAATCGAAACTGATGCCCTCTTGCGACGTTCCACCCTAGCCATCGTCATGGGCGGTGGGGCTGGAACACGCCTTTTCCCGCTCACCAAAGATCGTGCCAAGCCTGCCGTTCCCCTGGCTGGTAAATACCGCATTGTCGATATCCCGATCAGCAATTGCATCAACTCTGGCGTCCGTCAGGTGTACGTGCTCACGCAGTATAACAGCGCCTCGCTGAACCGCCACATCGCCCGCACGTATCAGTTTGATGATTTCACCCGCGGTTTCATTGAAGTTCTCGCCGCCCAGCAGACCCCTCAGGGAGAGCGCTGGTACCAGGGCACGGCCGATGCCGTCCGCCAAAACCTCCGCTATTTCCTGGAAGGCGACCACGAATACTTCCTCATCCTCAGCGGTGACCAGCTTTACCGCATGGACTTCCGCAAAGTCATGGACCAGCACCTCATGACCGGGGCAGAGCTCACCATCGCCACCCTCCCCGTCAATGCCACCGATGCCACCAGCTTCGGCATCATGAAGGCGGATGCCACCGGTCGCATCCATGAATTCGTCGAAAAGCCCAAGGATCCCGCCCTCCTGGACGGTCTGCGCATGCCGGATGAGACCCTCAAAGAACTCGGCCTCCCCGTGAGCGAGCCCCGTTATCAGGCCTCCATGGGCATTTACGTCTTCAACCGCAAAGCCCTCATCGAAAGCCTCGACAACGATTGCATGGACTTCGGCAAGCACATCATCCCGGCTGCCCTCAAAAAGTATAAAGTTCATTCCTTCAATTTCCAGGGCTACTGGGAAGACATCGGTACCATCCGCAGCTTCTTCCAGGCGAATCTGGACCTCTGCAAGCTCGTCCCCCAATACGATTTCTTCGATTCCTCCGCCCCCATCTTCACCCACGCCCGTTTCCTGCCCGCCACCAAGATCAATGGTGCCGTCATCCGCGAGGCCCTCATTTCGGACGGCTGCATCATCACCGATGCCCATGTCGAAACCGCCGTCATCGGCATTCGCTCCATCATTGAGACCGGCACCACCATCCGCGACACCGTCATCATGGGGGCCGACTACTACGCCGGAGCCGCCGGGACCGACCTCACCCGCCCCGCCCCCGGCATTGGCCGCAACTGCCGCATCGAAAAAGTCATTCTCGATAAAAACGTCCACGTCGGTGACAACGTCGTCATCACCCCCGAAGGCAAACCCGAGAACATGGACAGCGACCTCTTTTACATCCGTGACGGCATCGTCGTCATCCCCAAAGACACCGTCATCCCCGCCGGTACCTGGATCTAAAGCCCCTCCGCCCTGGAGCGCGCGCCCCGTCCCCCCTGGAGCGCGGGCGTCCCGCCTGCCGTCTTGTGCGTCCCGCGCAAGACCGTTCTAACGCCCCCGTCCCCATGGAGCGCCGACGACCCGTCGGCATTCAAAAACCAGTGCTCAGTCCTCAGTGCGCAGTTCTCAGATTAAAGCGTGCCCACTCCCTTCACCCTATAGGCCCCATCCGTCCTATAACCCCTACTCCCCCCTTACAACCGAGCACTGAGCACTGAGCACTGAGCACTGAGCACTGAGCACTGAGCACCGAGCACTGAGCACTGAGCACTGAGCACTGAGCACTGAGCACCGAGCACCGAGCACCGAGCACCGAGCACCGAGCACCGAGCACTGAGCACTGAGCACTCCGCCGCCCCCCCTCACTCCCTCCCCAACAACTCCCGCAGCTTCCTTCTCAGCGTCGCGCGGTTCATATTCAGCGCCGCCGCCAGCCGCGTCGGTTTATCCTCAAACCGCGCCAGCAGCTCCGCCAGCAGCGGTTTCTCCACCTCCGCCAGCAGCGCATCGTATTCCGGCAGTGCCTCCTCCGGGCAGGTGAGCTGCCTGTCCAGCCAGGCCACCAGGGCCCGCTTCAGCGCCGTCTCCAGATGCACATTCGCCTGGTCATTTTCCAGCAACCGCGCAGGCAGATGCCGGGGTAAAACCGGCGGTGCAGAGCACACCGCCGCCGCATGCTGCATCGCCGCCGCCAGCTCCCGCACATTTCCCGGCCAGGCATAGGCCTTCAGGACCGCCAGGGATTCCAGCGCCAGCGGCAGTTCACGCTCACCCGCCGCTCGCTTCAGCAGCGCCGCTGCTAGTGCTTGCAGATCCTCCGTCCTCTCCGCCAGGGGCGGCAGGCTCACGTGCAGCACACTCAGTTGATAATAGAGATCCTCCCGGAAGCGACCCTGCGTCACCGCCTCCAGCAGCGAATGCGAGCTCGTCGCCAAAATCCGCTGCTCCTCCTTCGCTAAGGCCCGGCACACCACCGCCTGCAGCGGCAGTGGCAGCGCCCCCACTTCCTCGATCAGCAGCGGCCCGCCACGGGCTTTTTCCAGACACCCGTCCAGCATCACCTCCGCCTGCTCCCGCGGCCACTCATCACAGCGGAAGCGCACCAGCGGCTGCGTACCGCTTTGGGCTGCGATCACCTCCGCCGCCAGCGTCTTGCCCGTTCCTGGCTGGCCCGTCAGCAGCACGGGCACCTTCGTCGCACACGCCTGGGCGATCACCGCAAACGCCCGCTGCATTGCCGGTGCCGTGCCGATCATCATGACCGGGTCAGGCGAGTTCGCCACCGCCGGCGGCTCATGCCTCGGCAGTTTCAGCAGCGCCTGCAGTTGCGGCTGGATTTCCGCCAGATTCAGCGGCTTCAAAAAGTAGTCATAGGCCCCCAGGCGGCGTGCCTCCAGCGCATTGTCCAGCGTCCCATGCGCCGTGATGATCATCACCGGCGGTGGATTCTCAGCCTCCCTCAGCGCCGCCAGCACCTTCAGCCCGCTCATGTCCGGCAGCCCGATGTCCAGCAGCACCGCATCAAAGGCCTGCCGCTGCGCCTTTTCCAGCCCTCCCTGGCCTGAGGCCGCCACCACCGCCTCCGCGCCGATCCGCCTCACCACCGTGGAGAGTGCCGCCGCCAGAGCATATTCGTCTTCGATGATCAGCACACGCGCCATAATCCGCCATCAAAGGTCAGGAAACGACCATCGGCAAAACAATCTCCACCCGCGCACCCCCTCCTGGATGGTTTTTGAGCATCATTTGCCCTTCGTGGGCAGAAATGATCTCTGCCGCCACATTCAGCCCCACCCCCATTCCCCCCTCTTTTTCTGAATAAAAAAGATCCGCCCCATGGTCCAGCGCCGCCTCAGAAAACCCCCGGCCCTCATCCTGGAAAACCACCCGCACCCGCTCCCCGTCCCGCTCCACAAACACACACACCCGCCCCCCCGCAGGCATCGCCTGGATCGCGTTCAGGATCACATTGCGGAAGACCTGTTGCAGCCTCATCCGGTCCCCCCGCACCTGCACCGCCTCCATCTCCCCGCCCGCCTTCATCTCCACCCTCACCCCCGCGTGCATCGCCTGCGGCTCCAGCACCCCCATTGTCTCCCTCAATACCGGCATCAGCCCCAGCACCTGCTTTTTGGGCGAAACCGGCCGCGCCAGGTATAACCATTGATTCACCAGTCCCTCGATCACCCGCACCTCCCCCAGCAGATGCCCCAGTGAGAGCCGGGATTCCGCATCCATCTCCACACTCTCCATCAGCTGCGCATGCAGTTGGATGCCCGCCAGCGGGTTCTTGATCTCATGCGCCAGCCCCGTCGCCACCCGGCCCAGCAGCGCCAGCCGTTCGGATGCCTCCCGCCGCTCCCGCTCCTCTAGCAGCTCATCCCGCGCCTGCGTCAGCGCCCGCGCCAGCTCGCCGATCTCGTCCTTACGCCCCGTCTCCGGCAGCCCCCGTTCCCTCTGGCCAAAAAACCCCGCCAGACCCCGCGTCAGCCTTCCCACCGGCCCCACCACTTGCAGCCCCAGCACCCAGGCAAAGACCGCCGAAAACAGCCAAAAAGCCACCAGCGCATACCGCGTCGCCGGATGCCAAAGGCTCAGCGTCATCAGCCCCGCCTCACGGATAAAAATCATCTCATACTCCCCATCCAGCCGCAGCACCAGCCCCTGCCTCCCCGTCGGCAGGTTCAGCACCTCCTTTGAACCCCGCCCGTCCCGCAGCGCCGCCTCCTCCACCTCCGGCAGCCCCGGCTCCACCCGCCCCGTTGCATCGCGGAAATGGATGTCCATGCGCAGCAGTTGCCGCAGATCCTCCGCCAGCTTCGCACTGCGCGGCAGGTTCAGCCGCCTCACAAAGTCCGCATCATTCTGCGCCAGCGTCACGAAAACCCGCCTCGCCTCCTCCTGCTGCTGATACCTCAGCCACGTCAGCAAAAGCAGGGACCCCAC encodes the following:
- a CDS encoding ABC transporter ATP-binding protein, with amino-acid sequence MPASEPIISLRDIRKSYQMGDVLSHVLQGVTFDIFPGEYVCIMGPSGCGKSTLLNVLGCLDQPTSGDYFLGGENVATLNDDDLSSARNRNLGFIFQSYNLIQQLTVVENISVPMYYGGADDAHMREVAEKLATQVGLGHRLYHKPNELSGGQQQRVAIARALSNSPLMILADEATGNLDSKSGQEILALFDELNEQGKTLVFVTHDERMVERCTRIIRLRDGVVEKDERGAKAKGHHPAHLVAA
- a CDS encoding GatB/YqeY domain-containing protein, which gives rise to MPLSQQLTEDMKTAMKAKDTVTLNVVRGLKSAIKYAAIEKHGAEGELEDTDAIAVIRKELKKRQDSVASYEAGGRPDLAETEKAEIAVLEKYLPAAMSADEMEKLVNSVILELGATSKKDMGAVMKLLGERAAGRADNRALSTEVAKRLQ
- a CDS encoding c-type cytochrome domain-containing protein produces the protein MSSASLRLTFLALGAAGLTPPLQAAVDFEKQIFPVLEAKCLGCHSAPHMEDGKMKKPKADLRLDAAWAMLKGAESGPSLVPGNLAKSYMYEVVTLPKDDDMFMPPKGDPLTEGEIKLLKEWIESGADFGGWKGNMEGAPQEAATPAVAKVREHEVFYKKLEEGVKPADAAAMEKAKAAGVQLATLKMDSALLRADFLTGVSKCTDESVTVLLPLKENIAQLDLGRTVITDEALKTVAQFPRMASLDLRQTKVTDAGLKSLSGLKNLQNLNLFGTEVTDKGVKELAAIKSLKTVSLFQTKATAAGVKELTDAIPGIKVTLK
- a CDS encoding glucose-1-phosphate adenylyltransferase, with the protein product MPTRIETDALLRRSTLAIVMGGGAGTRLFPLTKDRAKPAVPLAGKYRIVDIPISNCINSGVRQVYVLTQYNSASLNRHIARTYQFDDFTRGFIEVLAAQQTPQGERWYQGTADAVRQNLRYFLEGDHEYFLILSGDQLYRMDFRKVMDQHLMTGAELTIATLPVNATDATSFGIMKADATGRIHEFVEKPKDPALLDGLRMPDETLKELGLPVSEPRYQASMGIYVFNRKALIESLDNDCMDFGKHIIPAALKKYKVHSFNFQGYWEDIGTIRSFFQANLDLCKLVPQYDFFDSSAPIFTHARFLPATKINGAVIREALISDGCIITDAHVETAVIGIRSIIETGTTIRDTVIMGADYYAGAAGTDLTRPAPGIGRNCRIEKVILDKNVHVGDNVVITPEGKPENMDSDLFYIRDGIVVIPKDTVIPAGTWI
- a CDS encoding sigma-54-dependent transcriptional regulator, which codes for MARVLIIEDEYALAAALSTVVRRIGAEAVVAASGQGGLEKAQRQAFDAVLLDIGLPDMSGLKVLAALREAENPPPVMIITAHGTLDNALEARRLGAYDYFLKPLNLAEIQPQLQALLKLPRHEPPAVANSPDPVMMIGTAPAMQRAFAVIAQACATKVPVLLTGQPGTGKTLAAEVIAAQSGTQPLVRFRCDEWPREQAEVMLDGCLEKARGGPLLIEEVGALPLPLQAVVCRALAKEEQRILATSSHSLLEAVTQGRFREDLYYQLSVLHVSLPPLAERTEDLQALAAALLKRAAGERELPLALESLAVLKAYAWPGNVRELAAAMQHAAAVCSAPPVLPRHLPARLLENDQANVHLETALKRALVAWLDRQLTCPEEALPEYDALLAEVEKPLLAELLARFEDKPTRLAAALNMNRATLRRKLRELLGRE
- a CDS encoding sensor histidine kinase translates to MSTPRRWHVSLAARYGVVMVGFVAVGSLLLLTWLRYQQQEEARRVFVTLAQNDADFVRRLNLPRSAKLAEDLRQLLRMDIHFRDATGRVEPGLPEVEEAALRDGRGSKEVLNLPTGRQGLVLRLDGEYEMIFIREAGLMTLSLWHPATRYALVAFWLFSAVFAWVLGLQVVGPVGRLTRGLAGFFGQRERGLPETGRKDEIGELARALTQARDELLEERERREASERLALLGRVATGLAHEIKNPLAGIQLHAQLMESVEMDAESRLSLGHLLGEVRVIEGLVNQWLYLARPVSPKKQVLGLMPVLRETMGVLEPQAMHAGVRVEMKAGGEMEAVQVRGDRMRLQQVFRNVILNAIQAMPAGGRVCVFVERDGERVRVVFQDEGRGFSEAALDHGADLFYSEKEGGMGVGLNVAAEIISAHEGQMMLKNHPGGGARVEIVLPMVVS